From a region of the Neisseria subflava genome:
- a CDS encoding calcium-binding protein: protein MAYCYGGYYARPLVSSYCAPAPKASFSSYYCAPAAKTSVSISSIASIASVGVSVVNAVTGLVSAIAAFCPPAKTTVYKCVPVCPPYNCDPIKPIPPKPQPKPRPQPKPQPKPEPKPEPQPEPQPEPKPQPKPEPKPEPKPEPKPEPKPEPKPEPDCKDCVDDHNQNNSYGQEDKNPGNVIRAEDCKDGNVIRGTDAKDTIYGTACEDIIYGGNGTDVIYAGAGNDTIYGDADGDSLYGEEGKDYLQGGAGNDYLNGGSGADIMRGGDGNDVYFVDNANDQVIEYGNAQAGIDTVRTVIDYTLTDHVENLFLQGMQNLNGTGNSLNNNIEGNGGNNHLYGLAGDDCLVGKDGNDYLDGGVGNDILIGGTGNDTYFFDKGYGHDTIREESGNDTLLFGKGVAASDVLLSKSGANLTVSVGTNDSITIDDWFTGNNHKVENFKFADGSTYQVTGHGDYYSLSAVNQIQDQTQAPAI from the coding sequence ATGGCATACTGTTACGGGGGGTATTATGCTAGACCCCTGGTTAGTTCTTACTGCGCTCCTGCGCCTAAGGCTTCCTTCTCATCTTACTACTGCGCTCCTGCAGCGAAAACTTCTGTTTCTATCAGCAGTATCGCTAGCATTGCCAGCGTCGGCGTGTCAGTAGTTAATGCGGTAACTGGTTTGGTTTCTGCTATTGCGGCTTTCTGCCCACCAGCAAAAACCACCGTTTACAAATGTGTTCCGGTTTGCCCACCTTACAACTGTGATCCAATCAAACCGATACCACCAAAACCACAACCAAAACCACGACCTCAGCCTAAACCTCAACCAAAACCTGAGCCTAAACCTGAGCCACAACCAGAACCGCAACCAGAACCAAAACCTCAACCAAAACCTGAGCCTAAGCCAGAACCAAAACCTGAGCCTAAACCAGAACCTAAGCCAGAGCCAAAACCTGAGCCAGACTGCAAAGACTGTGTTGACGACCATAACCAAAACAACTCATACGGTCAGGAAGACAAAAACCCAGGTAATGTCATTCGAGCTGAAGACTGCAAAGACGGTAACGTTATCCGCGGTACTGATGCTAAAGATACCATTTATGGTACTGCTTGCGAAGACATCATCTACGGTGGCAACGGCACAGACGTAATCTACGCCGGTGCTGGTAACGACACCATTTACGGTGATGCTGACGGTGACTCTCTGTACGGTGAAGAGGGTAAAGACTACCTGCAAGGTGGTGCTGGCAATGACTACCTGAACGGTGGTTCCGGTGCTGACATCATGCGCGGTGGCGACGGTAACGACGTTTACTTCGTTGACAATGCCAACGACCAAGTTATCGAGTACGGCAATGCACAAGCCGGTATCGATACTGTTCGTACCGTTATTGACTACACCTTGACCGATCACGTTGAAAACCTGTTCTTGCAAGGTATGCAAAACCTGAACGGTACCGGTAACTCTTTGAACAACAACATCGAAGGTAACGGCGGCAACAACCATCTGTACGGTTTGGCCGGTGACGACTGCCTGGTTGGCAAAGATGGTAACGACTACCTCGACGGCGGTGTCGGCAACGACATCCTGATCGGCGGTACCGGTAACGACACTTACTTCTTCGACAAAGGTTACGGTCACGACACTATCCGTGAGGAAAGCGGTAATGACACCCTGTTGTTCGGTAAAGGCGTTGCAGCTTCTGACGTATTGCTAAGCAAATCAGGTGCCAACCTGACTGTTTCTGTCGGTACTAACGACAGCATCACCATCGACGACTGGTTCACCGGTAACAATCACAAAGTTGAAAACTTCAAGTTTGCTGACGGTAGTACTTACCAAGTAACCGGCCACGGCGACTACTACTCTCTGTCTGCTGTGAACCAAATCCAAGATCAGAC
- the rfbD gene encoding dTDP-4-dehydrorhamnose reductase, giving the protein MRTLLTGAKGQLARCLRDRLPEDWELIATDSTSLDITDTEAVHHMIKNFQPDAIVNAAAYTAVDKAEENAEAAFAVNASAVHNLAAAARAAHARFIHISTDYVFDGEGKRPYRETDYTNPRSTYGQSKVAGELLALAAHPESTIVRTSWLFSEYGSNFVKTMLRLAKERDSLSIVHDQTGCPTYAGDLAHAIISLLQQPTSPRGIFHYCGNKSATWYEFTKAIFQTAHQLDDSFRIPELNAITTDQYPLPAPRPAYSIMDCSRLETEFGIKPSDWQKALREILRKIN; this is encoded by the coding sequence ATGCGTACTTTATTGACCGGAGCCAAAGGCCAGCTTGCCCGTTGTCTGCGCGACCGCCTGCCCGAAGATTGGGAACTGATTGCTACCGACTCTACTTCGCTGGACATTACCGATACTGAAGCCGTGCATCACATGATCAAAAATTTCCAACCAGATGCCATCGTTAATGCCGCAGCTTACACTGCCGTCGATAAAGCAGAAGAAAACGCAGAGGCTGCTTTTGCCGTCAACGCAAGTGCTGTTCACAACCTGGCTGCAGCTGCCCGCGCCGCACACGCCCGCTTTATTCATATTTCCACTGATTATGTATTCGACGGCGAAGGCAAACGCCCTTACCGCGAAACCGACTATACCAATCCGCGCAGCACTTACGGTCAATCCAAAGTAGCGGGCGAGCTTTTGGCTTTAGCCGCCCATCCAGAAAGTACAATCGTCCGTACTTCATGGTTGTTTAGCGAATACGGCAGCAATTTCGTTAAAACCATGTTGCGCCTTGCCAAAGAACGCGATTCCCTCTCCATTGTTCACGACCAAACCGGTTGCCCGACTTATGCAGGCGACTTGGCTCACGCCATCATCAGTTTATTGCAACAGCCCACTTCCCCACGCGGCATCTTCCATTACTGCGGCAATAAATCGGCAACATGGTACGAATTTACCAAAGCCATCTTTCAGACGGCCCACCAATTAGACGACAGCTTCCGCATTCCGGAACTAAACGCAATCACCACCGATCAATACCCCCTGCCCGCTCCGCGTCCGGCATACAGCATTATGGATTGCTCACGCCTCGAAACCGAATTCGGTATCAAACCGTCCGACTGGCAAAAAGCCCTGCGCGAAATTCTCCGCAAAATCAACTGA